A single genomic interval of Scylla paramamosain isolate STU-SP2022 chromosome 4, ASM3559412v1, whole genome shotgun sequence harbors:
- the LOC135099655 gene encoding troponin C, isoallergen Bla g 6.0101-like: MAESMNDETKLMLRKAFSMFDEKKTGFIATDKLLGILGDLGQSVDPDELRKVIKETDVDGVAESEGKMSFDQFVNVVSCFMQDEDEEAMAEELREAFRLYDKEGNGYITTQTLKEILKELDNKLSEDDLDGIIEEVDEDGSGTVDFDEFMEMMTGE, encoded by the exons gcGGAATCCATGAATGATGAAACAAAGCTTA TGCTCAGGAAGGCGTTCTCGATGTTTGATGAGAAGAAGACAGGTTTCATTGCTACAGACAAACTCCTGGGCATTCTGGGAGACCTCGGCCAGAGCGTGGACCCTGACGAGCTGAGAAAGGTGATCAAGGAAACAGATGTCGATG GCGTGGCAGAATCAGAGGGCAAGATGAGTTTCGACCAATTTGTCAACGTGGTGAGCTGCTTCATGCaagacgaggacgaagaggCCATGGCGGAGGAACTGAGGGAGGCCTTCAGGCTGTACGACaaggagg gtaaTGGCTACATCACGACACAGACGCTGAAGGAGATTCTCAAGGAGTTGGACAACAAGCTCTCCGAAGACGACCTGGATGGCATCAttgaggaggtggatgaggacgGCTCTGGGACTGTGGACTTCGATG AGTTTATGGAGATGATGACTGGAGAATAA